Proteins from a single region of Starkeya sp. ORNL1:
- a CDS encoding amino acid ABC transporter ATP-binding protein → MSLIEITEVKKRFGDNEVLKGINIDVEPGEVIAIIGKSGSGKSTLLRCINGLETIDEGSISVAGAQLLPDDLHLKALRLKVGMIFQSFNLFPHLSAGRNVMLSQMVVKKTPKADAEAMAKKMLERVGLGHKFDAYPDQLSGGQQQRVAIARALAMQPIALLCDEITSALDPELVNEVLAVVKELAGEGMTLMMVTHEMRFAREVCSRVVFMHQGRVHEIGPPEEVFASPRTPELKQFLGMQ, encoded by the coding sequence ATGTCGCTCATCGAAATCACTGAAGTGAAGAAGCGCTTCGGCGACAACGAAGTGCTGAAGGGCATCAATATCGACGTCGAGCCCGGCGAGGTGATCGCCATCATCGGCAAGTCCGGCTCCGGCAAGTCGACCCTGCTGCGCTGCATCAACGGGCTGGAGACCATCGACGAGGGCTCGATCTCGGTGGCCGGCGCGCAATTGCTGCCCGACGATCTGCATCTGAAGGCGCTGCGGCTGAAGGTCGGCATGATCTTCCAGAGCTTCAACCTGTTCCCGCACCTCAGCGCCGGGCGCAACGTGATGCTTTCGCAGATGGTGGTGAAGAAGACGCCGAAGGCGGACGCCGAGGCGATGGCGAAGAAGATGCTGGAGCGCGTCGGCCTCGGGCACAAGTTCGATGCCTATCCCGACCAGCTCTCCGGCGGCCAGCAGCAGCGCGTCGCCATCGCCCGCGCGCTCGCCATGCAGCCCATTGCCCTCTTGTGCGACGAGATCACCTCGGCGCTCGACCCGGAACTGGTGAACGAGGTGCTCGCCGTGGTGAAGGAGCTCGCCGGCGAGGGCATGACACTGATGATGGTGACGCACGAGATGCGTTTCGCCCGCGAAGTCTGCTCGCGCGTCGTCTTCATGCACCAGGGCCGCGTGCATGAGATCGGCCCGCCGGAGGAGGTGTTCGCCAGCCCGCGCACGCCGGAGCTGAAGCAGTTCCTTGGGATGCAGTGA